One segment of Scleropages formosus chromosome 23, fSclFor1.1, whole genome shotgun sequence DNA contains the following:
- the LOC114909405 gene encoding plexin-B2-like, with product MAWWTLAVLLLSLSIACCAESIQEFTSSTLINNVVQDPLTGRICVRAIKAIYQLDSLLKQEKKVETGPKRDSRHCTPPIQSCHDAKMTDNTNKLLLVHPSNGSLIVCGSLFKGICSLRKLSSIDHLIYYNDSKGEKAYVVSSEEIVSVVGVMSTFTKENDTFDVFVVGKGYGSQGNMKLISTRILQDFGNWDVFEDIVEAPAVQVTPFVKKYRHNFRYSFKESGFIYFLFTRTRGELHNKNFTFISRLCEDDHHYYSYMELQLSCGPNNMYNKTQATFVSSPGEELARNLSASGQYGQVRSQDKILFVVSSTDEDKPRSGLCTYPLRYINQRIMEIISACYTKNGKIGNKVAVDSPYTTSANLLCSVSVRQDTLTKYKCSADFLPSPLASTPGFALAAQAVHTTRDLLMAVAVAVEAERTVAFLGTSNGKVYHVHLSSTPEVYRTVPGPSSGEAVNKHLLFDRNHRHLYVTTGKKISMVPVEECDMMKDCKSCMDLKDPYCGWCALEGR from the exons ATGGCGTGGTGGACTCTGGcagttctgctgctgtctctctccaTAGCCTGCTGTGCGGAATCCATCCAGGAGTTCACATCCAGCACCCTCATCAATAACGTGGTGCAGGACCCCCTCACAGGCCGCATCTGTGTGAGAGCCATCAAGGCCATCTACCAATTGGACTCCTTGCTCAAGCAGGAGAAGAAAGTAGAGACTGGTCCCAAGAGGGACAGCCGCCACTGCACACCCCCCATCCAGTCCTGCCACGATGCCAAGATGACAGACAACACCAACAAGCTGTTGCTAGTGCACCCGTCTAACGGCTCGCTCATCGTGTGTGGAAGCCTCTTCAAGGGCATCTGCTCCCTGCGGAAACTCAGCAGCATTGACCACCTGATCTACTATAACGACAGCAAGGGTGAAAAGGCTTATGTGGTCAGCAGTGAGGAGATAGTGTCTGTAGTAGGAGTGATGTCAACCTTCACCAAAGAGAATGATACATTTGATGTGTTTGTCGTGGGGAAAGGCTACGGAAGCCAGGGCAACATGAAGCTTATCAGCACCCGCATCCTGCAGGACTTTGGCAATTGGGATGTGTTTGAGGACATTGTTGAGGctcctgctgttcaggtcaCCCCATTTGTCAAGAAGTACAGGCACAATTTTCGCTACTCATTCAAGGAAAGTGGCTTCATCTACTTCCTCTTCACCCGCACAAGAGGGGAGCTACATAACAAAAACTTTACCTTCATCTCCCGCCTTTGTGAGGATGATCACCATTACTATTCCTACATGGaactgcagctcagctgtggcCCCAACAACATGTACAACAAGACACAGGCCACCTTTGTCTCCTCCCCTGGGGAGGAACTGGCCCGAAACCTGAGCGCATCCGGTCAGTACGGCCAAGTGCGGTCGCAGGACAAGATTCTGTTCGTAGTGTCCAGCACCGATGAAGACAAGCCCCGTTCGGGGCTCTGCACGTACCCCCTGAGATATATCAACCAACGAATTATGGAAATCATCAGTGCCTGCTAtacaaaaaatgggaaaattggaAACAAAGTAGCTGTTGATTCTCCGTACACAACCTCAGCAAATCTATTATGTTCAGTATCAGTCCGT CAAGACACGCTGACAAAGTACAAATGTAGTGCCGATTTCCTGCCTTCACCGCTGGCCAGCACACCAGGCTTTGCGCTGGCTGCCCAAGCTGTCCACACCACCAGAGACCTGCTCATGGCTGTCGCCGTTGCTGTGGAGGCTGAGCGCACGGTGGCCTTTCTGGGAACCAGCAATGGGAAGGTGTACCAC GTACACCTGTCCAGCACACCAGAGGTGTACCGAACTGTCCCTGGACCCAGCTCTGGTGAGGCAGTGAACAAACACCTGCTATTCGACAGAAACCACAGGCATCTGTACGTCACCACAGGAAAAAAG ATCTCAATGGTACCAGTGGAGGAATGTGATATGATGAAGGACTGCAAGTCTTGCATGGACCTCAAGGATCCCTACTGTGGCTGGTGTGCCTTGGAGGGCAGGTAA